A genomic window from Glaciihabitans sp. INWT7 includes:
- the tkt gene encoding transketolase: MAALQWDPIDNTAVDTARILAADAVEKVGNGHPGTAMSLAPAAYLLFQKVMRRDPSDSTWIGRDRFILSVGHSSLTQYVQFYFGGYGLELDDLKALRTWGSKTPGHPEYGHTDGVEITTGPLGQGLSSAVGFAYASRFERGLFDPDAAEGTSPFDHYIYAIAGDGDMQEGVTSEASSLAGHQELGNLIAIYDSNQISIEDDTNIAFTEDVKARYEAYHWHVQIVDWKKKTGQYIEDVQALNDAIEAAKGETSKPSLIILKTIIGWPSPKKQNSGKIHGSALGAEELAAVKEVLGFDPEKTFEVAPEVLAHTRKAVDRGKAAHAEWDARFDAWAVANPDRKVLLDRILSGDLPEGVEEALPVFEAGKEVSTRAASGKVLNALGPVIPELWGGSADLAESNNTTIEGAQSFVPAEHSTHEWTGNKYGRVLHFGIREHAMGAILNGIVLHGNTRPFGGTFLIFSDYMRPAVRLAALMKAPTIYVWTHDSVALGEDGPTHQPIEQLAALRAIPDLDIVRPGDANETAWAWKTILERRKGPAGIALTRQNIPVFERGDDVAEGETFAAAKHVAKGAYVLAEAPNGTPDVIFIATGSEVQIAIDAREQLKAEGINARVVSAPCLEWFEEQSDEYRESVLPKSVKARVSIEAGRDLTWRSYVGDAGRSVSIEHFGASADYKTLFREFGMTTEHAISAAKDSIAAV; this comes from the coding sequence GTGGCAGCTCTCCAATGGGATCCCATTGACAACACCGCCGTAGACACCGCTCGAATTCTCGCGGCGGATGCCGTCGAGAAAGTCGGGAACGGGCACCCCGGCACCGCGATGAGCCTCGCCCCCGCCGCGTACCTCCTGTTCCAAAAGGTCATGCGCCGCGACCCGAGCGACAGCACCTGGATCGGGCGCGACCGTTTCATTCTCTCGGTCGGTCACTCCTCGCTCACCCAGTACGTGCAGTTCTATTTCGGCGGCTACGGCCTCGAACTCGACGACCTGAAGGCGCTCCGCACCTGGGGTTCCAAGACGCCCGGCCACCCGGAGTACGGCCACACCGACGGCGTGGAGATCACTACCGGCCCGCTCGGCCAGGGCCTCTCCTCTGCCGTCGGGTTCGCTTACGCCTCCCGCTTCGAGCGCGGCCTGTTCGACCCGGACGCCGCGGAGGGCACCAGCCCATTCGACCACTACATCTACGCCATCGCCGGTGACGGGGACATGCAGGAGGGCGTCACGAGCGAGGCATCCTCCCTCGCCGGACACCAGGAGCTCGGCAACCTGATCGCGATCTACGACAGCAACCAGATCTCGATCGAGGACGACACCAATATCGCCTTCACCGAGGACGTCAAGGCCCGCTATGAGGCGTACCACTGGCACGTCCAGATCGTCGACTGGAAGAAGAAGACGGGCCAGTACATCGAAGATGTGCAGGCGCTGAACGACGCCATCGAGGCCGCCAAGGGCGAGACCTCCAAGCCCTCCCTCATCATCCTGAAGACGATCATCGGCTGGCCGAGCCCGAAGAAGCAGAACTCGGGCAAGATCCACGGATCGGCGCTCGGTGCCGAGGAGCTCGCCGCGGTCAAAGAGGTGCTCGGCTTCGACCCCGAGAAGACCTTCGAGGTCGCCCCCGAAGTCCTGGCCCACACCCGCAAGGCCGTCGACCGCGGCAAGGCCGCTCATGCCGAGTGGGACGCCCGGTTCGACGCCTGGGCCGTGGCAAACCCCGACCGCAAGGTGCTTCTCGACCGCATCCTCTCCGGTGACCTGCCCGAGGGCGTCGAAGAGGCTCTGCCCGTGTTCGAGGCGGGCAAGGAGGTCTCGACTCGTGCGGCCTCAGGCAAGGTGCTTAATGCACTAGGCCCGGTGATCCCGGAACTCTGGGGCGGCTCCGCCGACCTCGCAGAGTCGAACAACACCACGATCGAGGGCGCACAGTCGTTCGTGCCCGCCGAGCACTCGACCCACGAGTGGACCGGCAACAAGTACGGCCGCGTCCTGCACTTCGGCATCCGCGAGCACGCCATGGGGGCCATCCTCAACGGCATCGTCCTGCACGGGAACACCCGCCCCTTCGGCGGCACCTTCCTGATCTTCAGCGACTACATGCGTCCGGCCGTGCGCCTCGCCGCACTGATGAAGGCCCCGACGATCTACGTCTGGACCCACGACTCTGTCGCCCTGGGTGAAGATGGACCCACCCATCAGCCCATCGAGCAGCTTGCGGCCCTCCGCGCCATCCCGGATCTCGACATCGTGCGACCCGGAGACGCCAATGAGACCGCGTGGGCATGGAAGACGATCCTCGAACGCCGCAAGGGACCCGCGGGAATCGCGCTCACCCGGCAGAACATCCCCGTCTTCGAACGGGGAGACGACGTCGCCGAAGGCGAGACCTTCGCTGCGGCGAAGCATGTGGCGAAGGGGGCATACGTGCTCGCGGAGGCTCCGAACGGCACTCCCGACGTGATCTTCATCGCGACCGGCTCAGAGGTGCAGATCGCCATCGACGCCCGCGAACAGTTGAAGGCCGAGGGCATCAATGCCCGGGTGGTGTCGGCTCCGTGCCTCGAGTGGTTCGAGGAACAGTCCGACGAATACCGCGAGTCCGTGCTCCCGAAGAGCGTGAAGGCGCGGGTTTCGATCGAGGCGGGACGTGACCTCACCTGGCGTTCGTACGTCGGCGACGCCGGCCGCAGTGTCTCGATCGAGCACTTCGGGGCATCCGCCGACTACAAGACGCTGTTCCGCGAGTTCGGGATGACCACCGAACACGCCATCTCCGCCGCCAAGGACTCGATCGCCGCCGTCTAA
- a CDS encoding heme A synthase, with the protein MVSIFIVLTGGVVRVTGSGLGCPTWPACESGSFTTTPELGIHGFIEFANRALTGILIIAVGWAIVAARLQKQRNRTLTRLAWSQFWLVIANSIAGGISVLTGLNPYVVAMHFVLAIALLTTTALTWHRARQAIAPSDVSTATTARASAILSVLLVAVTFVLIVVGTLVTGSGQHSGDSAAVPRMGFVWQQVAIVHGVLGTAVIALALALYVSLRARSGTSLARGRVIAFIVVTVAQAALGLVQANIGVPAALVAIHVLGSALVWVGALRVLLDVNPSLFRTVRPHVLATPMAATLR; encoded by the coding sequence GTGGTGAGCATATTCATCGTGCTCACCGGGGGAGTCGTGCGCGTCACCGGATCCGGTCTCGGCTGCCCGACCTGGCCCGCCTGTGAATCCGGTTCTTTCACGACCACGCCTGAACTCGGCATCCACGGCTTCATCGAGTTCGCGAATCGGGCGCTCACCGGAATCCTGATCATCGCGGTCGGGTGGGCCATCGTGGCCGCACGACTGCAGAAACAGCGCAACCGCACGCTCACCCGCCTTGCCTGGTCGCAATTCTGGCTCGTCATCGCCAATTCGATCGCCGGCGGCATCTCGGTGCTCACCGGACTCAACCCCTACGTCGTGGCGATGCACTTCGTCCTGGCGATCGCCCTCCTCACGACGACAGCACTCACCTGGCATCGCGCCAGGCAGGCGATCGCCCCCAGCGACGTTTCCACCGCAACGACGGCGCGCGCATCCGCCATTCTCAGTGTGCTGCTCGTCGCGGTCACCTTCGTGCTCATCGTGGTCGGTACCCTCGTGACCGGCTCCGGACAACACTCGGGCGATTCCGCGGCTGTGCCGCGCATGGGCTTCGTCTGGCAGCAGGTCGCCATCGTGCACGGGGTGCTCGGAACAGCGGTCATCGCTCTCGCTCTCGCGCTCTACGTCTCACTGCGGGCCCGGTCGGGCACCTCCCTGGCACGGGGTCGGGTGATCGCGTTCATCGTGGTGACGGTGGCGCAGGCCGCACTCGGACTGGTGCAGGCGAATATCGGAGTCCCCGCCGCGCTCGTCGCCATCCACGTCCTCGGTTCCGCGCTGGTGTGGGTGGGGGCGTTGCGGGTGCTGCTGGATGTGAACCCTTCTTTGTTCCGCACGGTACGGCCGCACGTGCTCGCGACGCCGATGGCCGCGACTCTCCGGTGA
- the tal gene encoding transaldolase, whose product MTENTPTAALSALGTSIWLDDLSRERINSGGLQKLIAERNVVGVTTNPTIFASALAKGEAYDAQVAELAAAGKTVTEAVFEITTDDVASASDIFRSVYDSTEGRDGRVSIEVEPGFAHDAAATSDQAKQLWAKVARPNAMIKIPATIEGLEAITETIGSGISVNVTLIFSLERHREVINAYLTGLENAKAAGHDLSTIHSVASFFVSRVDTEINNRLDAIGTPDAIALKSKAGIANARLAYQVFEQAFDSERAKGLIAAGANVQRPLWASTGVKDPTLPDTLYVTELAVANVVNTMPEKTLEATFDHGVIDGDQVTDNYDDANAVLDSLDALGISYEEVTALLEKEGVEKFIVSWNELLDTVTAALESANAEVAK is encoded by the coding sequence ATGACTGAGAACACCCCCACCGCCGCCCTTTCCGCCCTCGGTACGAGCATCTGGCTCGATGACCTCTCCCGCGAGAGGATCAACTCCGGTGGCCTGCAGAAGCTGATCGCCGAGCGCAACGTCGTCGGCGTGACCACGAACCCGACGATCTTCGCCAGTGCTCTCGCCAAGGGCGAGGCCTACGACGCACAGGTCGCCGAACTGGCGGCCGCCGGCAAGACCGTTACCGAAGCGGTCTTCGAGATCACTACCGACGACGTGGCGAGTGCGAGCGACATCTTCCGCTCGGTCTACGACTCGACCGAGGGCCGCGACGGACGCGTCTCCATCGAGGTGGAGCCAGGCTTCGCCCACGATGCGGCTGCGACTTCCGATCAGGCCAAGCAGTTGTGGGCCAAGGTCGCCCGACCGAACGCGATGATCAAGATCCCCGCGACGATCGAGGGCCTCGAGGCGATCACCGAGACCATCGGATCGGGAATCAGCGTGAACGTCACGCTGATCTTCAGCCTCGAGCGCCACCGAGAGGTCATCAACGCCTACCTGACGGGCCTCGAGAACGCCAAGGCGGCGGGCCACGACCTGTCGACGATCCACTCGGTCGCGTCGTTCTTCGTCTCCCGCGTCGACACCGAGATCAACAACAGACTCGACGCCATCGGCACTCCGGACGCCATCGCGCTGAAGAGCAAGGCAGGCATCGCAAACGCCCGCCTCGCGTACCAGGTCTTCGAGCAGGCCTTCGACAGCGAGCGGGCCAAGGGCCTCATCGCTGCGGGCGCGAACGTGCAGCGGCCGCTCTGGGCCTCCACCGGTGTGAAGGACCCGACGCTTCCCGACACCCTCTATGTCACCGAGCTGGCCGTCGCGAACGTCGTGAACACCATGCCCGAGAAGACCCTCGAGGCCACCTTCGACCACGGAGTGATCGACGGAGACCAGGTCACCGACAACTACGACGACGCGAATGCCGTGCTCGACTCGCTCGACGCCTTGGGCATCTCCTACGAAGAGGTGACTGCCCTGCTCGAGAAGGAAGGCGTGGAGAAATTCATCGTCTCCTGGAACGAGCTCCTCGACACGGTGACCGCGGCTCTCGAGTCGGCGAATGCCGAGGTGGCGAAGTGA
- a CDS encoding glucose-6-phosphate isomerase, with amino-acid sequence MSFDIAVSGAAAEAVDRIVPQLVSDLVASRIADQDPTLWGTDAEAEAGKRLGWTEAVVISEPLIDDIIALRDKLHASGVNHIVLGGMGGSSLAPEVITRTAGVELTILDSTDPGQILAALSDRLDTTAVVISSKSGSTLETASQRKSYEEAFHGIGIDPAERIVVVTDPGSPLDASARAAGYRVFNADPNVGGRYSALTAFGLVPSGLAGVDIRALLAEASAVTGQLMVDQVDNPGLILGAAIAGTVPLKDKVGIVADGTYIVGFGDWVEQLIAESTGKSGKGLLPVVLDLHSPELTENLADVQIVRLVESARATKEVRDGEIEISGTLGAQMLVWEYAVAVAGRLLGIDPFDQPDVESAKIATRALLDSRPEPIAPAFTADGIEVRGSTELLGGADSVSAAIDALLAQIGADGYLAVQAYVDRHANHGLAKLRDLLAEKTGRPVTFGWGPRFLHSTGQYHKGGPATGVFLQITATAPADLEIPDSPFSYGYLIQAQAAGDASVLADHGRPVLTLTLTDPAQDLATLFSAIA; translated from the coding sequence GTGAGCTTCGACATCGCGGTGAGCGGTGCCGCAGCAGAAGCCGTCGACCGCATCGTTCCACAACTCGTCAGTGACCTCGTCGCGTCCCGCATCGCCGACCAGGACCCCACGCTGTGGGGGACGGATGCCGAGGCGGAAGCCGGCAAGCGGCTCGGTTGGACCGAGGCTGTCGTCATCTCCGAGCCGTTGATCGACGACATCATCGCGCTCCGTGACAAGCTCCACGCCTCGGGCGTCAACCACATCGTGCTCGGCGGGATGGGCGGATCCTCGCTCGCGCCCGAGGTCATCACCCGGACCGCCGGGGTCGAACTCACCATCCTCGACTCCACGGACCCCGGACAGATCCTGGCAGCGCTTTCCGATCGCCTCGATACGACCGCGGTCGTCATCTCGTCGAAGTCCGGCTCGACGCTCGAGACGGCCAGCCAGCGCAAGTCCTACGAAGAGGCCTTCCACGGCATCGGCATCGACCCGGCCGAGAGGATCGTCGTCGTCACCGACCCGGGTTCACCGCTGGATGCCTCCGCCCGCGCGGCCGGATACCGCGTGTTCAACGCCGACCCGAACGTCGGGGGCCGCTACTCGGCGCTCACCGCCTTCGGTCTCGTGCCGTCCGGCCTCGCCGGAGTGGACATCCGTGCGCTCCTGGCCGAAGCATCCGCCGTCACCGGCCAACTGATGGTCGACCAGGTCGACAACCCGGGTCTTATCCTCGGCGCCGCCATCGCAGGGACCGTGCCGCTCAAGGACAAGGTCGGGATCGTCGCAGACGGCACCTACATCGTCGGGTTCGGCGACTGGGTCGAGCAGTTGATTGCGGAATCCACCGGCAAGAGCGGCAAGGGCCTGCTCCCCGTCGTGCTCGACCTGCACTCCCCCGAGCTCACCGAGAACCTCGCCGACGTGCAGATCGTGCGCCTGGTCGAGAGCGCCAGAGCCACCAAAGAGGTGCGCGACGGCGAGATTGAGATCAGTGGAACCCTCGGCGCGCAGATGCTCGTCTGGGAATATGCGGTCGCCGTGGCCGGCCGACTCCTCGGCATCGATCCCTTCGACCAGCCGGACGTCGAATCAGCCAAGATCGCGACCCGCGCCCTTCTGGACTCGCGCCCCGAACCCATCGCGCCCGCGTTCACCGCAGACGGCATCGAGGTGCGGGGATCGACCGAGCTCCTCGGCGGCGCGGATTCCGTGTCCGCCGCGATCGACGCGCTCCTCGCGCAGATCGGTGCCGATGGGTACCTTGCGGTTCAGGCCTACGTCGACCGCCACGCGAACCACGGGCTCGCGAAGCTGCGCGACTTGCTCGCCGAGAAGACCGGTCGCCCGGTGACCTTCGGTTGGGGTCCGCGATTCCTGCACTCGACCGGCCAGTACCACAAGGGTGGACCGGCGACCGGAGTCTTCCTGCAGATCACCGCGACGGCTCCGGCCGACCTGGAGATCCCGGACAGCCCGTTCTCCTACGGCTATCTCATCCAGGCGCAGGCGGCCGGTGATGCCAGCGTGCTCGCCGACCACGGTCGACCGGTACTCACCCTGACCCTCACAGACCCGGCACAGGATCTCGCGACGCTCTTCAGCGCCATCGCCTGA
- the sufB gene encoding Fe-S cluster assembly protein SufB, whose protein sequence is MSDILIDRPELESLGIYEFGWSDSDVAGASAKRGISPEVVADISGLKSEPEWMLKNRLKALALFYKKPMPAWGADLSGIDFDNIKYFVRSTEKQAQTWDDLPDDIKSTYEKLGIPEAERQRLVSGVAAQYESEVVYHTINKDLEEQGVIFMDTDTALKEYPELFKEYFGTVIPAGDNKFAALNTSVWSGGSFVYVPKGVHVQIPLQAYFRINTENMGQFERTLIIADEGSYVHYIEGCTAPIYKSDSLHSAVVEIIVKKNARVRYTTIQNWSNNVYNLVTKRAIAHEGATMEWIDGNIGSKVTMKYPSIYLVGEHAKGETLSVAFAGPGQHQDAGAKMIHMAPYTQSSIVSKSIARGGGRTGYRGEVRIAEGAHHSANTVRCDALLVDAISRSDTYPTTDVREDDVQMGHEATVSRVSAEQLFYLQSRGMPEDEAMAMIVRGFIEPIARELPMEYALELNKLIEMGMEGSVG, encoded by the coding sequence ATGTCGGACATCCTGATCGACCGTCCCGAACTGGAGAGCCTCGGTATCTACGAGTTCGGCTGGTCCGACTCCGACGTTGCCGGAGCATCCGCCAAGCGTGGCATCTCTCCCGAAGTGGTGGCCGACATCTCGGGCCTCAAGAGCGAACCGGAATGGATGCTGAAGAACCGCCTGAAGGCGCTGGCTCTCTTCTATAAGAAGCCCATGCCCGCCTGGGGTGCTGACCTCTCCGGCATCGACTTCGACAACATCAAGTACTTCGTCCGCTCCACCGAGAAGCAGGCCCAGACCTGGGACGATCTGCCCGATGACATCAAGAGCACCTACGAGAAGCTCGGAATTCCAGAGGCCGAGCGACAGCGCCTCGTCTCCGGTGTCGCCGCCCAGTACGAGTCCGAGGTGGTCTACCACACGATCAACAAGGACCTCGAAGAGCAGGGCGTCATCTTCATGGACACCGACACCGCGCTCAAGGAGTACCCGGAACTCTTCAAGGAGTACTTCGGCACCGTCATCCCCGCCGGCGACAACAAGTTCGCGGCGCTGAACACCTCGGTGTGGTCTGGCGGCTCGTTCGTCTACGTGCCGAAGGGCGTGCACGTGCAGATCCCGCTCCAGGCCTACTTCCGCATCAACACGGAGAACATGGGCCAGTTCGAGCGCACGCTCATCATCGCCGACGAGGGTTCCTACGTGCACTACATCGAGGGCTGCACCGCTCCGATCTACAAGTCGGACTCCCTGCACTCCGCCGTCGTCGAGATCATCGTGAAGAAGAACGCCCGCGTTCGCTACACGACGATCCAGAACTGGTCGAACAACGTCTACAACCTCGTCACCAAGCGGGCGATCGCCCACGAGGGCGCGACCATGGAGTGGATCGACGGCAACATCGGTTCGAAGGTCACCATGAAGTACCCGTCGATCTATCTCGTCGGGGAGCACGCGAAGGGCGAGACGCTCTCCGTCGCCTTTGCGGGACCGGGACAGCATCAGGATGCCGGCGCCAAGATGATCCACATGGCTCCGTACACCCAATCGTCCATCGTCTCCAAGTCGATCGCCCGGGGCGGTGGCCGCACCGGCTATCGCGGAGAGGTGCGCATCGCCGAGGGCGCCCACCACTCCGCCAATACGGTGCGATGTGACGCTCTGCTCGTCGACGCCATCTCGCGTTCCGACACCTACCCCACCACGGATGTCCGCGAGGACGACGTGCAGATGGGACATGAGGCGACGGTCTCGCGAGTGAGCGCAGAGCAGCTCTTCTACCTCCAGTCGCGCGGGATGCCGGAAGACGAGGCCATGGCGATGATCGTTCGTGGATTCATCGAACCGATCGCACGCGAACTCCCCATGGAGTACGCCCTCGAACTCAACAAGCTCATCGAAATGGGCATGGAAGGCAGCGTCGGCTAG
- a CDS encoding glucose-6-phosphate dehydrogenase assembly protein OpcA — protein MIVDLPNTTTSQISKTLVKIREEGGAVALGRVLTLVISTNLGHEEEAIEAANDASREHPMRVIVISTGPDGAAVADTARLDAQIRVGGDAGASEVVVLKAYGDTASDEEGLVTGLLLPDAPVVAWWPGEAPEIVSKSPLGRIAQRRITDAAAQSDPRGFLNHLSRTYSPGDTDFSWTRLTLWRAQLAAVLDQPPYEPITGVEVHGAPDSPSTGLLAAWLQMQLEVPARHELVTPSHGSSGIQGVRLHRASGVIELERTHTNIVTLVQPNQPVHDISLIRRSLRDCLAEELRRLDPDDLFGAVIQHGLAELDAPTVTGSITVPEA, from the coding sequence ATGATCGTCGACCTTCCCAACACCACCACGAGCCAGATCTCGAAGACTCTCGTCAAGATCCGAGAGGAAGGCGGCGCCGTCGCGCTCGGGCGCGTTCTCACCCTGGTGATCTCCACGAATCTCGGACACGAGGAGGAGGCGATCGAGGCCGCGAATGACGCGTCCCGCGAGCATCCGATGCGCGTGATCGTCATCTCTACCGGTCCCGACGGAGCCGCGGTAGCGGACACGGCACGGCTCGACGCCCAGATCCGTGTCGGCGGAGACGCTGGCGCCAGCGAAGTGGTCGTGCTCAAGGCCTACGGCGACACCGCCTCGGACGAGGAGGGGCTCGTCACGGGACTCCTGCTTCCCGACGCACCCGTCGTCGCCTGGTGGCCGGGAGAGGCCCCGGAGATCGTCTCCAAATCCCCCCTGGGGCGCATCGCCCAGCGTCGGATCACGGATGCCGCGGCACAGAGCGATCCGCGAGGATTTCTGAACCACCTCTCGCGCACCTACAGCCCGGGCGACACCGACTTCTCCTGGACGCGCCTCACACTCTGGCGCGCACAGCTCGCCGCCGTGCTCGACCAGCCGCCCTATGAACCCATCACCGGTGTCGAGGTGCACGGCGCCCCGGACTCCCCATCGACCGGGTTGCTTGCGGCCTGGTTGCAGATGCAGCTCGAGGTTCCGGCACGTCACGAGCTCGTGACGCCCTCTCACGGTTCGAGCGGAATCCAGGGGGTGCGGCTCCACCGGGCCTCCGGAGTGATCGAGCTCGAACGCACGCACACGAATATCGTCACGCTCGTTCAGCCCAACCAGCCCGTGCATGACATCTCTCTCATCCGTCGCAGTCTGCGTGACTGCCTGGCCGAGGAGCTGCGTCGCCTCGACCCCGACGACCTGTTCGGGGCGGTGATCCAGCACGGTCTGGCGGAGCTGGATGCGCCGACAGTCACCGGATCCATCACGGTGCCCGAAGCATGA
- the zwf gene encoding glucose-6-phosphate dehydrogenase, translating into MSPVEITPEFNPLRLPSDRRLNRIAGPSALIIFGVTGDLARKKLMPAVYDLANRGLLPPGFALVGFARRDWVDQDFAQVVHDAVEQYARTPFDEDVWKQLAEGIRFVQGEFDDDKAFAELKNTLEELDETRGTMGNHAFYLSIPPKSFPQVTEQLRRSGLADEVDGAWRRVVIEKPFGSDLKTARELNDVVESVFPADSVFRIDHYLGKETVQNILALRFANQLYEPIWNANYVDHVQITMAEDIGVGGRAGYYDGIGAARDVIQNHLLQLLALTAMEEPVSFAAKDLRAEKEKVLSAIRLPKDLSNSTARGQYASGWQGGEKVVGFLEEDGMNPQSLTETFAAIRLDIGTRRWAGVPFYLRAGKRLGRRVTEIAVVFKRAPQYLFAESQTSALGQNALVIRVQPDEGVTIRFGSKVPGAGMQVRDVTMDFGYGHAFTEASPEAYERLILDVLLGDPPLFPRHQEVELSWMILDPIEEFWATQGQPEQYRPGTWGPKSADDLLARDGRVWRRP; encoded by the coding sequence ATGTCCCCGGTGGAAATCACGCCGGAGTTCAACCCGCTGAGGTTGCCCTCCGACCGCCGTCTCAACAGGATCGCCGGGCCGAGCGCCCTGATCATCTTCGGAGTGACGGGTGACCTCGCCCGCAAGAAGCTGATGCCGGCGGTCTATGACCTCGCAAACCGCGGCCTGCTCCCGCCGGGATTCGCGCTGGTCGGGTTCGCGCGAAGGGACTGGGTCGATCAGGACTTCGCCCAAGTCGTGCACGACGCGGTCGAGCAGTATGCCCGCACCCCTTTCGACGAGGACGTGTGGAAGCAGCTGGCCGAGGGCATCCGTTTCGTCCAGGGCGAATTCGATGACGACAAGGCCTTCGCCGAGCTCAAGAACACTCTCGAAGAGCTCGACGAGACCCGCGGCACGATGGGCAACCACGCCTTCTACCTCTCGATTCCGCCCAAGTCGTTCCCGCAGGTAACCGAGCAGCTTCGGCGCTCCGGACTGGCCGACGAGGTGGATGGCGCGTGGCGTCGAGTCGTGATCGAGAAGCCCTTCGGCAGCGACCTCAAGACCGCCCGCGAACTCAACGACGTAGTCGAATCGGTGTTCCCCGCGGACTCCGTGTTCCGCATCGACCACTACCTCGGCAAGGAGACGGTCCAGAACATTCTGGCCCTCCGTTTCGCCAACCAGCTCTACGAGCCCATCTGGAATGCCAACTACGTCGACCACGTGCAAATCACCATGGCCGAGGACATCGGCGTCGGCGGCCGGGCGGGATATTACGACGGTATCGGCGCCGCGCGCGACGTCATCCAGAACCACCTCCTCCAGCTCCTGGCCCTCACGGCGATGGAAGAGCCCGTCTCTTTCGCGGCGAAGGACCTCCGTGCCGAGAAGGAGAAGGTGCTCTCGGCCATCCGACTGCCGAAGGACCTCTCGAACTCGACAGCTCGCGGCCAGTACGCCAGCGGCTGGCAGGGCGGCGAGAAAGTGGTCGGATTCCTTGAGGAAGACGGCATGAATCCGCAGTCCCTCACCGAGACCTTCGCGGCCATCCGCCTCGACATCGGCACGCGCCGCTGGGCGGGAGTGCCCTTCTATCTTCGCGCGGGAAAGCGCCTCGGGCGTCGGGTCACCGAGATCGCGGTGGTGTTCAAGCGGGCGCCGCAGTATCTGTTCGCCGAGAGCCAGACCTCTGCACTCGGCCAGAACGCCCTCGTCATCCGTGTGCAGCCGGACGAAGGGGTGACGATCCGGTTCGGATCGAAGGTGCCCGGGGCCGGAATGCAGGTGCGCGACGTGACCATGGACTTCGGCTACGGCCACGCCTTCACCGAGGCGAGCCCGGAGGCCTACGAGCGCCTCATCCTCGACGTCTTGCTCGGCGACCCACCGCTGTTCCCCCGCCACCAGGAGGTGGAACTCAGTTGGATGATCCTCGACCCGATCGAGGAGTTCTGGGCCACCCAGGGTCAGCCGGAGCAGTACCGCCCCGGCACCTGGGGTCCGAAGTCCGCCGACGACCTTCTCGCCCGCGACGGCCGCGTCTGGCGACGCCCGTGA
- a CDS encoding heme o synthase, whose protein sequence is MDVAVETREPAEHIGLARKSKAYFALTKPRVIELLLVTTAPVMILAQGGIPNLWLVLWTLVGGALSAGSAGAFNCYIDRDMDRVMKRTSKRPLVTGELTDREAFVFAWVIGAASIAVLGLLVNWLAAALSLVAILFYVLVYTLVLKRRTPQNIVWGGAAGCMPVLIGWAAVTGSLSWTPVILFGIVFLWTPPHYWPLSMRYRADYASVNVPMLAVVRGRTVVGLQVVLYAWATVACSLLLIPVAQMGILYSVVAVLAGGWFVFESHRLYAMAIRHDTVKPMRVFHSSISYLTLLFLAVGIDPLLALVR, encoded by the coding sequence ATGGACGTAGCGGTAGAGACTCGGGAACCGGCCGAGCACATCGGTCTTGCCCGCAAGTCGAAGGCGTATTTCGCCCTCACCAAGCCGCGTGTGATCGAGCTACTCCTTGTGACTACCGCGCCGGTCATGATCCTGGCGCAGGGCGGCATCCCCAACCTCTGGCTCGTGCTCTGGACGCTGGTCGGTGGTGCCCTGAGCGCCGGATCCGCCGGCGCATTCAACTGCTACATCGACCGCGACATGGATCGCGTGATGAAGCGCACGAGCAAGCGTCCCCTGGTCACCGGGGAGCTTACCGACCGCGAGGCCTTCGTCTTTGCGTGGGTCATCGGGGCTGCGTCGATCGCGGTGCTCGGGCTGCTCGTCAACTGGCTCGCCGCGGCGCTGTCGCTCGTCGCCATCCTGTTCTACGTGCTCGTCTACACCCTCGTGCTCAAACGCCGCACCCCGCAGAACATCGTCTGGGGCGGTGCCGCGGGCTGCATGCCCGTGCTCATCGGCTGGGCCGCCGTCACCGGTTCGCTCAGCTGGACTCCGGTGATCCTCTTTGGAATCGTCTTCCTCTGGACGCCTCCCCACTACTGGCCACTGTCGATGCGGTATCGGGCCGATTACGCCTCGGTGAACGTGCCGATGCTCGCCGTCGTGCGCGGCCGCACGGTCGTGGGCCTGCAGGTTGTGCTCTACGCCTGGGCGACGGTGGCCTGCTCGCTCCTGCTCATCCCGGTCGCCCAGATGGGGATCCTGTATTCCGTCGTCGCCGTCCTGGCAGGCGGATGGTTCGTGTTCGAGTCACATCGCCTGTACGCCATGGCGATCCGCCACGACACCGTGAAGCCGATGCGGGTCTTCCACAGCTCGATCAGCTATCTCACGCTGCTCTTCCTCGCTGTCGGGATCGACCCTCTGCTCGCTCTCGTGCGCTGA